A stretch of the Aphis gossypii isolate Hap1 chromosome 2, ASM2018417v2, whole genome shotgun sequence genome encodes the following:
- the LOC114125545 gene encoding uncharacterized protein LOC114125545 isoform X5 produces MLGSSLHHHRNMSFPHGGSVIHNNMPPTVSKKMGGGRLNAVVNKLHLAKQCSTDNTFSDIASEESRLSILQNLLNPAPSSNSEKKNLRAPPALFPLTSEVTIQRYPVVHPINDKPLDVFQRLKRLGTDIEMEEIGNETTLSLIPVSSSQGASVSCIPTNNFKTNSPATSLIVLPKTNVFNNRKIPEPSVVLEMKLTPKPKAQNICFNGKTDLKKSYVFSIDQSEISITNNGQKLYSCNVCSGIYQRRGALKKHYLKAHINYHFLTSRDLQIAGFKGERLEKIIEKWKNTKGHVGYYHCHKCCISFSTAIDLRHHVMNHPPALQSNVLKKLPDIVTKVCELCLYCDKKIENEEDRKSHLSKMHPPKRRCHICTYCQLNFFDLYTLHKHMCTTHEDMYYGCAECKERFISRELAKNHKTICLNNLCIKLESDNVKKEHLKEEPAKIEILELKIDEPNNVSIKNELSDEKPKREEIKKNEEPKKEELKKNEEPKKEEPKKHEEPIREEVKKKEESTKSYPFYCPDCKKGFTQQPNLARHMSLGHGKKLEYKKPKKLLQPSNKIIISKKLVKTQEKELKDEIQDLSAKGTQYVFLNNKNELVTKQGVPFDISYMNLEIQSRIRRMVPSLYPSSSPIEDDMSSLEVDAASSYGFPSSHDDERKKLEGFSGEWLYPRSYICSACPATCSNIWDIFYHKWNVHPNVLCHHYDIPLDQLPSQKWRPERNLSRVGLLSECEEYQTSLPQCTKCGKMENDIAQLHRHLLDCGGDTEWLKTMIHTTKSPNSKKSRKNWRPFNFRRRKNGRARHGLKRTPPTPPLPVVKTKPGDAESVSRMIADLPPKRVTRRLVFEAPNGNNQATINSKSVCSKVPIDMSSRNPTVSSSTPLFSKKVKKPLPVITETAMLISEAPDFLRSLNIMRAPPKSAEHGLPSNKTETEEIIAAMKETLMASPAPTPVILPKKRKRPIYDLKQLAEKIAKHDHNEILDSKVDENNANTEESIPIPVVVKNKGKKLMNEVEVGLIQQNRLRRKREIPSVPEKVVPVPPKKLKTENLENSKKNIVESAPVMKPKKQVTTKKTPKILKKKTIDENFVSKIQTRNRKKIFTEESMSNEILLSSKDDSLTNNESSSSFVDFESSQEVTSSEVPEKQKTVKVNPFKPKAKNRRKPGVFFGCRKRKRNLKTDNKKQQPTSSKVDDTPLLLPKLENSDSNILVLDNDKTVQPEIIKTDNTVQNASQELKKSVENESTITTVKEENKATAPISADTPELKEPEEAAEPRWHSQSDAFFDLPSAISLGSILSSVNQILEGPDCNVANTEVNDYSWTELQRAMGATDEEMAILQNFGSNSSEEGQNVTSENCLNLLDMDCGEDINSNQEQTDTQINSELNFKCKVCDQCYKGVAAFRIHSLDVHSIEDPELAHNRRRSRRTRRAHGKRP; encoded by the exons atgttaggaAGCAGTTTGCACCATCATCGGAACATGTCGTTCCCCCACGGTG GTTCTGTGATACATAACAATATGCCTCCTACCGTTAGTAAAAAAATGGGTGGTGGCCGACTGAATGCCGTAGTGAACAAACTCCACTTAGCAAAACAATGTTCAACAGATAATACTTTTTCAGATATAGCTTCTGAAGAAAGTCGTTTatctattttacaaaatttattgaatccTGCTCCATCGTCAAATTCAGAAAAGAAAAACTTACGTGCTCCTCCAGCGTTGTTTCCACTCACTTCTGAAGTAACAATCCAACGTTACCCTGTTGTCCATCCAATAAATGATAAACCGTTGGATGTTTTCCAAAGACTTAAACGTCTTGGAACAGACATTGAAATGGAAGAAATTGGAAATGAAACAACACTGAGTCTTATTCCAGTTTCATCATCTCAAGGTGCTTCTGTTTCATGCATTCcaacaaataatttcaaaactaacTCTCCTGCTACCAGTCTCATAGTTCTGCCAAAAACCAATGTGttcaataatagaaaaataccaGAGCCTTCTGTTGTACTTGAAATGAAATTAACTCCAAAACCAAAAgctcaaaatatttgttttaatgggAAAACAGacctaaaaaaaagttatgtttTTTCAATTGATCAATCAGAaataagtataacaaataatggACAAAAATTATACTCATGCAATGTATGTTCAGGCATATATCAACGAAGAGGTGCTCtaaaaaaacactatttaaaggcacatattaattatcattttttgacATCTCGTGATTTGCAAATAGCTGGATTTAAAGGTGAAAgacttgaaaaaataatagaaaagtgGAAGAATACAAAAGGTCATGTAGGTTACTACCATTGTCACAAGTGTTGTATATCGTTTAGTACAGCTATTGATTTACGACATCATGTGATGAATCATCCTCCTGCTTTACAAtctaatgttttgaaaaaactaCCCGATATTGTTACCAAAGTTTGTGAACTATGtttatattgtgataaaaaaattgagaatgAAGAAGATCGAAAAAGCCATTTATCCAAGATGCACCCACCCAAAAGAAGATGTCACATATGCACATACTGCCAACTaaacttttttgatttgtaCACATTACACAAACATATGTGTACCACTCATGAAGACATGTATTATGGCTGTGCAGAATGTAAAGAACGATTTATTTCTAGAGAATTAGCTAAAAACCATAAAACCATTTGTTTGAATAACTTATGTATTAAGTTAGAATCTGATAATGTAAAGAAAGAGCATTTGAAAGAAGAACCTGCAAAAATCGAAAtactagaattaaaaatagatgaaCCTAATAatgttagtattaaaaatgaattatcagatgaaaaaccaaaaagagaagaaataaaaaaaaatgaagaaccTAAAAAAGAGGAACTCAAGAAAAATGAAGAGCCAAAAAAAGAGGAACCAAAAAAACACGAAGAACCAATTAGAGAAGaagtaaaaaagaaagaaGAATCCACCAAAAGCTATCCATTTTATTGTCCAGACTGTAAAAAAGGATTTACTCAACAACCAAACTTAGCACGACACATGAGTTTAGGCCATGGTAAAAAGTTAGAgtataaaaaacctaaaaagttattacagccttctaataaaataattatatccaaaaaactTGTGAAAACTCaagaaaaagaattaaaagacGAGATTCAAGATTTATCAGCTAAAGGAActcaatatgtttttttgaataataaaaatgagctAGTCACAAAACAAGGAGTACCGTTTGATATCTCTTATATGAACCTTGAGATTCAAAGTAGAATCAGACGTATGGTACCATCATTGTATCCTAGTTCATCACCAATAGAAGATGATATGAGTTCATTAGAGGTTGATGCAGCTTCTTCATATGGTTTTCCAAGTTCTCacg aTGATGAAAGGAAAAAACTTGAAGGATTCAGCGGAGAATGGTTGTATCCACGTAGTTATATTTGTTCAGCATGTCCAGCTACGTGTTCTAATATCTGGGATATATTCTACCATAAGTGGAATGTGCATCCTAATGTACTTTGCCATCATTATGACATACCATTAGATCAACTTCCATCTCAGAAATGg cgGCCAGAAAGAAATTTGAGCAGAGTAGGATTGTTGTCTGAATGTGAGGAGTATCAAACCAGTTTGCCACAGTGTACAAAGTGCGGAAAAATGGAAAATGATATTGCTCAGCTTCATAGACATTTGTTAGATTGTGGTGGTGATACTGAATGGCTCAAGACGATGATCCACACAACTAAGTCTCCTAATAGCAAAAAGTCTAG aaaaaattgGCGGCCTTTTAATTTTCGAAGACGTAAGAATGGTAGAGCTAGACATGGCCTTAAACGTACTCCACCTACTCCACCTTTACCAGTTGTGAAAACTAAACCTGGCGATG ctGAAAGTGTTAGTCGTATGATTGCAGATTTACCTCCTAAAAGAGTTACAAGACGTTTAGTATTTGAGGCTCCCAATGGGAATAACCAAGCAACAATAAATAGc AAGTCTGTATGCTCAAAG gttCCTATTGATATGAGCAGCCGTAATCCAACTGTTTCAAGTTCAACTCCATTATTTAGTAAGAAAGTTAAAAAGCCATTGCCAGTTATAACAGAAACTGCTATGCTTATTTCCGAAGCACCAGATTTCTTACGTAGTCTTAACATCATGCGTGCTCCACCAAAGTCTGCTGAACATGGACTTCCTAGCAATAAAACCGAAACTGAAGAAATAATTGCTGCTATGAAAGAAACTTTAATGGCTTCTCCAGCACCCACCCCTGTTATTTTACCAAAGAAACGCAAAAGACCAATATATGACTTAAAACAATTAGCTGAAAAAATAGCTAAGCACGACCATAATGAAATTCTTGATTCAAAAGTTGATGAAAATAATGCCAACACTGAAGAATCTATTCCTATTCCTGtagtagtaaaaaataaaggcAAAAAATTGATGAATGAAGTAGAGGTTGGATTGATACAACAAAATAGGTTAAGGAGGAAGAGAGAAATTCCATCTGTACCTGAAAAGGTAGTGCCAGTTCcaccaaaaaaattgaaaactgaaaatcttgaaaatagCAAAAAGAATATAGTGGAATCCGCTCCAGTTATGAAACCCAAAAAACAGGTTACAACAAAGAAAACACCTAAaatcctcaaaaaaaaaacaattgatgaaaattttgtttctaaaataCAAACCCGTAACAGGAAGAAAATTTTTACTGAGGAATCTATGTCCAATGAGATATTACTCTCAAGTAAAGATGATTctttaacaaataatgaatCTTCTAGTAGTTTTGTTGACTTTGAGTCTAGTCAAGAAGTTACTTCATCTGAGGTtcctgaaaaacaaaaaacagtcAAAGTAAATCCTTTTAAACCAAAAGCTAAAAACAGAAGAAAACCAGGAGTTTTTTTTGGTTGTAGAAAACGAAAACGTAATTTAAAGactgataataaaaaacaacagcCTACTTCAAGTAAAGTTGATGATACACCTTTATTATTACCAAAGTTAGAGAATTctgattcaaatatattagttttggaTAATGATAAAACTGTTCAaccagaaattataaaaactgataaTACTGTACAAAATGCATCTCaagaattgaaaaaatctGTTGAAAATGAATCCACAATAACGACTgttaaagaagaaaataaagcCACAGCTCCAATTAGTGCTGATACTCCTGAGTTAAAAGAACCAGAAGAAGCCGCAGAACCACGTTGGCATTCACAGTCTGATGCTTTTTTTGACTTACCTTCTGCTATTAGTTTGGGATCAATATTAAGCTCAGTTAATCAG atacTGGAAGGTCCTGACTGTAATGTTGCGAATACAGAAGTAAATGATTATTCGTGGACAGAGTTACAACGTGCAATGGGGGCCACAGATGAAGAAATGgctatattacaaaattttggTTCTAACTCATCTGAAGAAGGCCAAAATGTAACTAGTGAAAACTGCTTGAATCTATTAGACATGGACTGTGGAGAGGATATCAATAgcaatcaa gaACAAACAGATACTCAAATTAATagtgaattaaatttcaaatgcaAAGTATGTGATCAATGTTATAAAGGTGTTGCAGCATTTCGTATTCATTCACTTGATGTTCATAGCATCGAAGATCCAGAATTAG CTCATAATAGAAGGAGGAGCAGAAGAACTCGACGAGCACATGGCAAAAGACCATGA